Proteins from a genomic interval of Diospyros lotus cultivar Yz01 chromosome 6, ASM1463336v1, whole genome shotgun sequence:
- the LOC127803198 gene encoding peroxidase 3-like — protein sequence MKNGFSLFILAVILGTCHGGGLRKNFYKKSCPLAEQIVQNVTWSNVATNSALPAKLLRMHFHDCFVRGCDGSVLLDSTASNSAEKDAVPNLSLSGFDVIDEIKSKLEEACPATVSCSDILALAARDSVSYQFKKSMWEVLTGRRDGSISRASEALANIPSPFFNFTTLKQSFANKGLTVHDLVVLSGGHTIGVGHCNFFSNRLYNFTGKGDADPSLNSTYAATLRTKCKSLSDKTTVVEMDPGSSQNFDNHYFTILKLHEGLFQSDAALLTNKGSSNVVDEMLDSNKFFTEFAQSMKRMGAIEVLTGTSGQIRNKCRAVNS from the exons atgaagaacGGCTTCAGTTTGTTCATCCTTGCTGTAATTCTCGGAACCTGCCATGGAGGCGGGTTGAGGAAGAACTTCTACAAAAAGAGCTGTCCTTTAGCTGAGCAGATTGTTCAAAACGTCACCTGGAGCAATGTGGCCACCAATTCAGCATTGCCTGCTAAGCTTCTAAGGATGCATTTCCACGATTGTTTTGTTAGG GGTTGTGATGGCTCTGTGCTGCTGGACTCTACTGCCAGCAATTCAGCTGAGAAGGATGCCGTTCCAAACCTTTCACTTTCAGGTTTTGATGTTATTGACGAAATCAAGTCCAAACTGGAAGAGGCTTGCCCCGCCACAGTTTCTTGCTCAGATATTCTTGCTTTGGCTGCTAGAGACTCTGTTTCCTACCAA TTCAAGAAATCGATGTGGGAAGTGCTAACTGGCAGGAGAGATGGATCTATTTCGCGGGCCTCGGAGGCTCTGGCAAACATCCCTTCACCATTCTTCAACTTCACCACCCTCAAGCAATCTTTCGCCAACAAAGGTCTTACAGTTCATGATCTTGTTGTGCTATCAG GTGGACACACCATTGGTGTTGGACACTGCAATTTCTTCAGCAACAGGCTGTACAACTTCACTGGCAAAGGCGACGCGGATCCTTCCCTGAACTCAACCTATGCTGCAACCCTGAGAACAAAATGCAAAAGCCTCTCAGACAAGACAACAGTAGTGGAAATGGACCCAGGGAGCTCTCAAAACTTTGACAACCATTATTTCACCATCTTGAAGCTGCACGAAGGCCTTTTCCAGTCGGATGCTGCTCTTCTAACCAACAAGGGTTCTAGTAATGTTGTTGATGAGATGCTCGACTCTAACAAGTTCTTCACCGAGTTTGCGCAATCAATGAAGCGAATGGGGGCGATTGAAGTGCTGACGGGAACTTCAGGACAGATTAGGAACAAGTGTCGTGCTGTTAACTCTTGA